From the Paenibacillus tianjinensis genome, the window TTTTCACAGTAATGGGCATGCAGGAAATGGAGGCATTCCTCGACGTAGAGGCTTTTTTGACGCGGGAGCCTGATGCTGTCCTTCATCGCCGGAACGGTACGGAGCAATATAGCGAAAAACTCATACATAATCGCTTTGAGCGGCAGATCTAGGCACTCCGCCTGGTCCGCCGCCTCTGTCAGCCGGTCATAGAGCGCAGGCATGAGCTGCTGATCCATCGGGAAGACAGGGTTTTCCGGGGACAGAGAGGTTTTGGACAATAAGGATTCAATTTCTTCTCCGGTAAAAGCAATCCAGGAGTAGGTCCAGGGCTCCGTGCTGTCCGCGGCGTAATGGGTCACGATATGGGGATAGGTCAGAAAAGCCTGCCCGGCCCCCAGGGTATGTGTCGCTTCCCCCACGGAAACCTTGCCCGTACCTGCGTGAATGAAATGGATTTTGTATAAGTCGCGGACGCCTGGACCGACAGAATGACCGGGAGCACATTGCTCACAGCCCCAGTAATGCAAATGCAGATCAGGGCTGCTGCGGAACGGGCGCTGCGGATTATATTTAAATATGGCCATGCTTCAGCCTCTTTCCTGTATAAGGTTGTCCTGGACAAGTATGCGGATGTATAGCCATTATACAATAGTTAGGCAGCGTCGGAGAAACTGCAAAAAGTCCCAGCACCCCTTAAGATTCAGGGCGGGGACTTTTGCTTGAGGGGCTGAGGACGCGATAGCGCTAAGCTTCCATTTTCAGCATAACCAGTTCTTCTACCGGCTCGCCGTTCACGAGATGCTCCTCAACAATACGGGGCACATCCTCTGTCGTTACATTGTAATACCAGATGCCGTCAGGATACACGATTACAAACGGGCCGTTTCCGCATAGACCGAGACAGCTCGTTTTGTTGATTTTAACGGTCTTGTTGATGCCTTGCTCCACCAGCTGTTCTTTGAACGCCTGCATCACATCTTCGACATCCTGGTTGTTGCAGTGCTCGCTGCAGCAGAAGAGCAGATGCTTTTTTAAAACCTTTAAACGCATATTCATGGTAAGCCTCCTTAGTCATGTGAAAATCGTTAACATATCTTACGAGGAGTATAGTCCCTTTTGCTTACATTGTATTGAGGCTCTGCGGATTGTTCGTAAAGGCTTAACAAATGGGCTGAAAACGGGATTTTTATGTAAGAATATCTGACTTATCGGGATCATGTTTGATGAAAATATGTCTGTTTTTTCGTTTTTTTTGCTCTTTTTCTGTTTCAAAAATATATATAAGGAGTCTGCTTGGAATTAACAAACTTCCAGTTTCGCCGGCAGCCGTTTGGTTAAGTAAGAGATGTGAACGAGAGACCCATCACTAAAAAAAATGCTATCAGGAGGGAATCGTATGAATAAGAAAATTGTTGGTGTATTCCATAACGAACATGAGGCTTCACGGGCTATTGAAGATCTGAAGAGCCGGGGATTTCTTACAGAAGATATCTCCGTAATAGCAAGGGATAAGCGGGATGTAGACGCGATCAGCGACGAAACAGGAACCAAAGCACCGGAAGGCATGGCCTCGGGTGCGGCAACCGGCGGACTGCTTGGCGGGGTAACCGGACTGCTGGCAGGAATTGGTGCCCTGGCGATACCGGGGATCGGCCCGATCATTGCCGCAGGCCCGATTGCAGCGACCTTAGCTGGTGCAGCCGTTGGAGCCGGCACCGGGGGATTAGTCGGCGGGCTGATCGGACTTGGGATTCCGGAAGATGAAGCTGAGAGCTATGATAACTATGTAGACGAAGGACGGATTCTGGTTATGGTAGATGCGGACAGTTCCCGTGCAAATGACGTGTACGATGTGTTCCGTAACCATAATTCAGCCAACGCCGACCGGTACTTGGACAACAATGTAACGACTGAAACGGCAGAAGAGAGTGCCCGCGGCTCTGTAACAGACACCGTGGATGCGGCCTTTAACGGATCGGGGCTCGAAGGACGGAATGATACCGGACTCGATACGATGAATTCAGCATCTGTACATGATCTTCCTGAAACAAAAGCCCTGGATGATGTGAACCGTCCGGGGATGACGGGAGATGTGTACTCCGGCACACGTGATGGAATCGCGGATCTGGACAACACACGTTTAAGTGACTATGACCGGCAGGATGATGAAGCCCGCAGGCTGCGCCTGCGTGAGGAACAGCTGGACGTGTCCAAAAACAAAGTGCAGACCGGTGAGGTTAATGTCCGCAAGGAGATCATCGAGGAGCAGAAGACGATCAATGTTCCGGTTTCCCACGAGGAAATTGTGATCGAGCGGCGCTCGGTCAACAATGACTCCAGCTCAACACCAATTGGTGCTGATGAGACGATCCGCATTCCTGTTAGCGAGGAACAGGTGGACGTCCGTAAGAATACGGTAGTTACCGGTGAAGTAGACATTCATAAACGTGAAATTCAGGGTACAGAGCAGGTGAAGGATACCGTGAAACGCGAGGAAGCCCGGATCGACAAGACGGGTAATGTGAAGGTCAACAGCAGCGACGAGCTGCAGAGAGACCACAGCCGTACGCGTTAAGCGAGCGAGATTCATTGAGCTGAGTTGTTATAGCAAAAAGGGTCTATCCCACGTCCAGCCGGACGCAGGATAGACCCTTTTTTCGAGGTTAGAGCATACACACTGTAGCTGACGCCAGTCCGGGAGAACAGCAGCCTACATGAAGGCTAAGTTCTGCCGCTCAGATCTGCCCTGCGGAATATCCTTGCCGGGCAGGAAATGAATGCTGCGGATATAGCGGATTGTCCGGCTCTGCGCCCGCATAATGACGGAATGCGTCTCGGCGCGTTCCTTGCCGATGAAGCGGACGCCGCTGAGGAATTCACCGGAGGTGACGCCGGTTGCGGCGAAGATCACGTCGCCAGTGCCGACCATATCCTCCATCGACAGCACACGGGTCGGGTTGTCGATACCCATCAGCAGGCAGCGCTGCATCTCAAACGGCCCCTCCGGCAGCAGTCTTCCCTGCAGTTCTCCGCCTAGGCATTTCAGTGCAGCGGCGGCCAGCACACCTTCAGGCGCTCCGCCCG encodes:
- a CDS encoding AraC family transcriptional regulator translates to MAIFKYNPQRPFRSSPDLHLHYWGCEQCAPGHSVGPGVRDLYKIHFIHAGTGKVSVGEATHTLGAGQAFLTYPHIVTHYAADSTEPWTYSWIAFTGEEIESLLSKTSLSPENPVFPMDQQLMPALYDRLTEAADQAECLDLPLKAIMYEFFAILLRTVPAMKDSIRLPRQKSLYVEECLHFLHAHYCENITVEMMSASLKLDRKYLSTLFKRTVGLPPQQYLLNFRIAKACELLAETGCTIGEISRSVGYQDPLLFSRMFKKVKGCSPKEYRMRHENTDIVL
- a CDS encoding (2Fe-2S) ferredoxin domain-containing protein, with amino-acid sequence MNMRLKVLKKHLLFCCSEHCNNQDVEDVMQAFKEQLVEQGINKTVKINKTSCLGLCGNGPFVIVYPDGIWYYNVTTEDVPRIVEEHLVNGEPVEELVMLKMEA
- a CDS encoding YsnF/AvaK domain-containing protein is translated as MNKKIVGVFHNEHEASRAIEDLKSRGFLTEDISVIARDKRDVDAISDETGTKAPEGMASGAATGGLLGGVTGLLAGIGALAIPGIGPIIAAGPIAATLAGAAVGAGTGGLVGGLIGLGIPEDEAESYDNYVDEGRILVMVDADSSRANDVYDVFRNHNSANADRYLDNNVTTETAEESARGSVTDTVDAAFNGSGLEGRNDTGLDTMNSASVHDLPETKALDDVNRPGMTGDVYSGTRDGIADLDNTRLSDYDRQDDEARRLRLREEQLDVSKNKVQTGEVNVRKEIIEEQKTINVPVSHEEIVIERRSVNNDSSSTPIGADETIRIPVSEEQVDVRKNTVVTGEVDIHKREIQGTEQVKDTVKREEARIDKTGNVKVNSSDELQRDHSRTR